In Anthonomus grandis grandis chromosome 5, icAntGran1.3, whole genome shotgun sequence, the following are encoded in one genomic region:
- the LOC126736051 gene encoding thioredoxin-like protein 4A codes for MSYMLAHLHNGWQVDQAILSEEDRVVVIRFGHDWDPSCMKMDEVLYSIAEKVKNFAVIYLVDITEVPDFNKMYELYDPCTVMFFFRNKHIMIDLGTGNNNKINWPLEDKQEMIDIIETVYRGARKGRGLVVSPKDYSTKYRY; via the exons ATGTCGTATATGTTAGCGCATTTGCACAATGGCTGGCAGGTGGACCAGGCCATACTGTCCGAGGAGGACAGAGTAGTG gtaataaGGTTTGGTCACGATTGGGACCCCTCTTGCATGAAAATGGACGAGGTACTTTACAGTATCGCGGAGAAAGTGAAGAATTTCGCTGTGATTTATTTGGTGGACATTACCGAAGTACCCGATTTCAATAAAAT gtacgAGTTGTATGACCCCTGTACCGTAATGTTCTTTTTCCGCAACAAGCATATAATGATAGATTTGGGCACCGGTAACAACAACAAAATCAATTGGCCCCTGGAGGATAAACAAGAGATGATCGATATCATTGAGACGGTATATCGGGGGGCCAGGAAGGGCAGGGGTCTTGTGGTGTCCCCCAAAGACTACTCGACTAAATACAGATATTAA